DNA sequence from the Vicia villosa cultivar HV-30 ecotype Madison, WI linkage group LG3, Vvil1.0, whole genome shotgun sequence genome:
AAGGGTGCCTAAGAGTGCTACGGTTAGAGAAAGATCGTTTTCGTTGTCTGTGGGGTTAAAGATCGAGCTTTTTGAGGCAAGATCataaataaaaacatgatttgtttCTGCCTAATTTATAATTTTCatgtttttgtgtgtgtgtgtataaatatatatgaaattaCCATTTTTCTTTCGGTAGGATCTTACGTGCCGTGCAAACGATCCGAGTTTTACGATCTTTCACAAGCCGATTGATCCTACTTAGGATATCGTGCTTGAGTACATTACTCTTAACAACCATAAGCGTATAAACTTTGTGCATTCATTAAGTGCCTAATAAGATATCATTTGTTAGTGTGAAATCTAGGCCGTCCGATCTCAGATTAAAGACAGAGATTGTTAACTGTATGAAGTTGCGTGTAATTGCTATGTCAGTCAATCTGGGTCCAAAACCTAATATGAGCTATTCGAATTTTAATAGGGATCCAAAAAACCACCTACACTCTACAAGATACAAAACATGCCATGCCATTCTTTATGTAATGCAGGAAAGGTGGAAAGGATCAAGAGTTCAACTTCAACCTACGTAAAATGCGCGTTCGatgaaaagagaaataaattgattttttgttCTATGCAAGACAAATCGACAGGAAAATATTACGGTAAAATGACACCTACCGCATGGACAACACTTAATATGACTTCATGTGAAGCTTGACCGGTAAGAACTTTCTTTAAAGCGTCAGATGTCAAAGGGAATTGAGGTCCGCCAGAAATAAATTCACCGAGACGTAGAAAGGGCACAATTAGActgaaattatgaaaaaaaattaatcgtCAATCACAATCTTTCTCACAAGAATAATAACATAGAACGACATCAATCatgaaacaaaacaaacattGACATTGGTTGTAACATGATGAACAAAATACAAACATTATGATTCACGATAAGGATTAAAAGTATATGTAAAGATAGCTCTGACTTTTCTATGCAATTACCTCAATTCTATTGGAGTAGCCATAAAGTTTGCGAGCATCAAAGTTGGAGCATGACAACGTGATCCAAGCAATGCAATAGCGACTCCGCAGAGAAATACAGTGACACCTATTCGAAAAACATTAGCCTCATATTATCTCAATATTTGGTCAATTTCCAAAGAGACGTTGCAGATTGATTAATTAAGTTTAACAAACCGCTATTATTCAGTGATATGCGGTTTTGTAAGAAGTGTTGTCAAATAGTTATGATTGAAGTCAAACTTTTTAACAATCAGACGATAATGATCGGTTGACAGCATAAAATCTCTACACTCACATTAATACATGAATCAAATCCAGATTTTAATCGGCAAATAATTGGCGAACAACATCTATAGAAAAAAGAGCGCCTAATTCAAGATGAGTGAATTACATCATACCAACTATAGGAAATATTCCAAATGTAATGCCAAGAGCAGCCGAGAAAGCCAACTGTTTTGGTTCAGCTCCTCTGAAAAAACCATAAGAAACTAATTGTCACCAAATATAATTCATAAACAAACATTTCCAAATGAAAAACATGACAAATTATGAATCCTTTTTTACagcttatttttcaaaataatcacttttttgAATTGGTTTGTTTCAGGTTATCTTGTGCCATAAGTTTTGTAATGTTTGAAAGAGCTTATTAAAACAACTTAAAACATTATTCATAAACTTTTTTGAACTTACTTTTATAAATTCTCAAAGataacttataaaaataatttaaatttacttTATCTTTTCTTAGAAAAATAGCTCATACAAACTTTTTCATAACTGCTTATTTTGATAAACACTGTGCTATAAGCTCCaaataagttgtttatccaaacagatCCTAAGTGTACGTTTGGTTTAACTTTTGGAAGAGACAAAAGCAATCTAGAGGTGTAGAATTAATCTAGcagtgattttgaggtgtttggtttTTCTAaggtagaattgattctgcctttagaattgattctacttaaaGCTATAATTTATAACTTCTATGATTTTTACATTGAAAAAATTTATTGTTCAAATCACTTCTAGTTAAATTTATCCAACCATAAATTACTCTATCTTCAACTCACTTTTAACTAGATTAAATTTTCCATAATCAAttaattcaaaatcaattctatccgccacaaaatcaaacacatccattataaaaaaaagtgattttataTCATGAAAACAAACACACACTTTCCTTAAAAGTCTCTAAAAGTGAATCTCTAAATAATTGAATaccaaaatcacttatttaacaATCCTAACAAACAAACCCTAACTTAATTCAGAATCAAAATTCAGAAACAGATCTGATAAAATGCAAATGAATCAGTGATTCATGTACCTTTGGAGAATGGCGAGAAGAGGATCAGTGATTTTCTTTTGGATCCAATTGGAAATTCCCGTTTTCCCATTCGCCATCTTTGGTTCAAAGTTTCAAAATTTAAGTAACAAAATTGAAATCAAATGGTTCCAAATAACAGAATCTGAGTTTCTATCTCACCACAAGAAACcccaatttcaaaccaaaatataatttaattattatattttatttttgttttattataagatatttatgttttcttttgctttttatatatattttgagaTAGGAAAAAACATGCATAAATATTAGAATTGCTCCACGTACATCCAATTTGGTAGGTCACATCACACGTCGGTGTTTGCCATCATTATATATGTGGTGTGGAACATACCATAAAAATatatagtaatattttttttataaaagagttTAATGGATATACTGACATTTTAAAATAATGATTTATTATACAtgatcgtgattggttgacaatgtaaaacttttttacaccgtcagtgcatcacttattttttatttataaaaataagtaacaaaattatattattgAGTTATTATAAACACTATTTTTTTTTGCCAATATTACAAAAAGAGTAGTTAATTATTTGGAATTCATCATGGAAGAGGGTATTGTTGCATTGGAGTTGTTTTGAGTTAGAAGAAGAGAGGGTATTGTTGCATTGGAGTTGTTTTGAGTTAGAAGAAGAGAGTGAATCTTTTGAATTGTGTTTCTGCAAGTTGGAAGAATATTCTTGAGTCTTTCTCAATTTCTAGCATCCCAAATATACCATAAAATGTAAAAGATTGTAGCCTACAAAGTTGATAGTACTCCTTTAACTCTTGAAAGAATATTCTCAAGAGTTGAAGGAGGACTATCAATTCTAGCATTTTTGTCCTCCTTCCAAATGGTCATAACCGTCTAAACAAGGTGTGCCATTCAAATTTGATACTAGGccaaagagaagagaagatagGATATTTGATAATGCCAAGAGATTTAATGACTCTCCCTTTGATGATCTTAGTCCAAGGTTCCTTACTATTTAAAAGGTCCCACCCAAGTTTCAAATTTGAAGTTGATTTAAGAGTCATCAGAGATCTCAGGCCAAGGCCACCATGAGACTGAGGTCTACACATTTTCTTCCAAGAGACCATAACAAGCTTCCCTTTTGGTGATAGTTCCGGACCAAATAAAATATCTAGAAGCCCTCTCAATGTCTTTAAGAAGAACTGTGGGCAAGTTACAGAAAGTGATGATATGTGTAAGCATGCTTTGGATGATTGTTATGACTAGCATAATCCTACCAGCCATAGATAAAAAGGATCCTTTGTAAACCGTAAAGCGCCGTATTAATTGATACTGATGTAAAAGCTGAATGAAGGATATTGTGAATCCAATTGTAAAAAGTAGAGTTGAATATAATTGAATTCATTTTGCCATCATTATCTATGTGGTGTGAAACATATACCATAAAAATGTAATTATATACTAGTAATATCTTTTATACAAATACTTAGCAAAATTATATAATcgagtttttattattataaacaaaatacatttttaaatttattgaataatagaACTAAAACAtcaatatttgcttataataagaCAAGAGGATATATGATTTAAGATAAGAAAATGTGTATTTTTACTCTTTATTTCGAAGACATGTCTTATTATTAAACATTCAAAGACAATTATGTAATAGATAAGACATAAAAGAACTAAGAAGGTcatttatcaattaattaatttaccCATCTATTGCATAATGCATGTTAAAAAGCATGGATCAAATATTCCAAAGCATGATACTCAAAATCAAAAGTCTGCATGATACACATGGGATTAGTTCTCTACTCATCACAAATAACAATGTACAAGGAATCTTTGAATCAGAGGTATATGTAACATGTTCTAGAAACAAATGTTAGTTTGGTAATGAATAACCTTCTTCAAAACATTGTGTTTTGATATCCTGCATTAATCGTTGAAGTAAAGTCGGGTTACTCGAAACAATACCATCAACCTGCTGAAACAATAGCTTTTCCATGGATTCTGCATCATCGACAGTCCATGCAAAaaccttttttcttcttctgtgcAAAACTTTCATAAGCTTTTCGTCAATCAACGGGTGGTAGACACCAACAACCTCAGCACC
Encoded proteins:
- the LOC131657350 gene encoding uncharacterized protein LOC131657350, with translation MANGKTGISNWIQKKITDPLLAILQRGAEPKQLAFSAALGITFGIFPIVGVTVFLCGVAIALLGSRCHAPTLMLANFMATPIELSLIVPFLRLGEFISGGPQFPLTSDALKKVLTGQASHEVILSVVHAVFGWLAASPFILGTLYIIFLPCFRILLQKFSNVPISPKKPLHSHSEVSLKVI